The genomic DNA TTTGTATTGTTGGTCCATCTGGATGTGGAAAATCTTCAACCTTACGGATGCTCGCCGGGTTGGAGAGGGTGTCAAGTGGACACATCCTGATTGATGGTGAGGATGTTAGCAACACGCCAGCGCGGGATCGCGATATTGCCATGGTATTCGAAAACTACGCGCTTTATCCGCATTTGACCGTTCGCGAAAATATTGCCATGCCTCTCGTCGCGAGAAACACGCCCAAAGCAGAAACTCAGTCTCGAGTCGCGGACATCGCAGGGCGCCTTTCGATTGAGAGCCAGCTTAACAAAAAACCAGCCAAATTAAGCGGAGGCCAAAGACAACGGGTTGCCCTGGCGCGCGCAATGATACGAAGCCCGCGGATGTTTATAATGGATGAACCTCTAGGTCACTTGGAGGCCTATTTGAGGGTCGAACTACGTCGCGAAATCCGCGCGCTTCATGAAAACAGCGGCGGGACCACAATCTATATCACTCACGATCAAGAAGAGGCTGCGGCCATTAGTGACCGGATCGCGGTTATGTCCCGCGGGGTTCTTCAGCAAGTTGGAACATTCAAGGAGCTGATTGACCATCCAGTGAACAGGACCGTCGCTGAATTTGTTGGTGAGCCACCAATTTCGATATTGGAAGACGTGAAGCTAACTGAAACAGGGGTCATGTTGGGCGATGTCGAATTTTCTCTGCCCGCCGCCTCCATTCGACGAGCAAATAAAGTCTCGGGGCCTTTTGCTTTGGGCGTCCGACCTCGTGATTTTCAAGTCGTAGCCAAAGACGACGTCGGAATTGGCGCCAAAGTTCGTTCCGTTCAGCCGATGGGGGAATGGGCAATATTACTTTGTGATACCGCTGCAGGTGCGCTGACCGTTGTCAACCCGACTGCAAGCGCTCTACGCCTGGAAAGCGAGATAAGACTAAGCCCCGTACTTTCGCGGGTTCATCTTTTCGCGGCAGATGGAACCAATTTGTCTGTTGAGGAGAACTTATAATGACGAAGATAAAACTAAAGGGGCTCCAAAAGTCTTTTGGAGCGCTCAATATTTTCAAGGATCTAGACCTAACAATCGAAGATCAGTCATATGTTTGCCTAATCGGGCCTTCGGGCTGTGGAAAATCCACCTTGATGCGGATAATTGCTGGGCTGGAAGAAGCGGACGGAGGCCAGATTCTTTTCGATGGGGAAGACGTAAGCGCATTAGGATGTGCTGACCGTGATGTTGGAATGGCGTTCCAAAACTATGCGCTTTACCCGCACCTCGATGTTGCCGGGAATCTTAAGTTTCCACTACTGGCCCCTCGCCATCGAGGTCTGTACTCAAAAAAAGAGATAGCGGATCGCGTAGACTCGGTCGCCGAATTGCTCGAAATCAGCCACTTGCTGCATCGTACCATAGGTCAACTAAGTGGCGGTCAGCAGCAGCGGGTCTCGTTGGGCCGGTCCTTAATTAGGCGTCCCAAGGTTTTGTTGCTGGACGAACCCGTCACCCACCTAGATGCACGCCTTCGCTACGCGATGCGGTCCGAACTCCGCCGTATCCACGAAGTCATGGGTACGACGACCATTCACGTCACCCACGACCAGCAAGAAGCGCTGGCGATGTCAGACCACCTCGTGTTGCTGCGCGACGGCGGGATCGAGCAGCAGGGTCCGCCGATGGAGATTTATACCGAACCTCAAACAAGCTTCACTGCAGGCTTCCTCGGCGATCCTCCGCGCAGTATCGGAACTGTGCCGCTACGTCGGGTATGTCATGGGTTCGAGTTGGTTCTGGGCACAACTCCGCTCGCGCTTCCTGCTCAATTGGGTGACGCGTGTGAAGGTTTGACTGACGAGAACGTCACTATCGCGCTTCCTGCCAGTGCTATCAATTTGGCCAGTGCAGGAGGGGCGCCGATCGCCGGCACCGTCACCGCTCACGAGATGATCGAAGGAGCCCAGCGCATCGTTCTTGACGTTGGCGGAGTACGTTTCACGGCGCAGTCCGCGCAGGTTCGTCATGTGGCGATTGGAGATTCTCTTTCTGCCTCGGTGGACATATCGCGAGCCCAGCTTTTCAGCGCAAAAACCGGTCGCAGATTGACCACCAAAGTAAAGGAAACACTGTGAGCATTGGAATCTGTATATTTGGCGCGGGTCGAATCGGAAAACTACACGCTGCTAATATTTTGGCCACGTCTCGAGCAAGAGTTGTCAGTGTGGTTGATGTGAACCTTGATGCCGCCACTGCACTTGCGGCGGCAAGTGGTGCCCGAGCCGGAACAAACGTTGAAGAGGCCTTGGCATTCGACGACGTCGATGCCGTAGTCATTTGCGCGCCGACTAATTTACACGTCCATCTGATTCTTGCTTCCGCCCGAATGGGAAAGGGAATTCTTTGCGA from Octadecabacter antarcticus 307 includes the following:
- a CDS encoding ABC transporter ATP-binding protein; amino-acid sequence: MARITFNNVNKIYPDGTPAVSSLNMEIASGEFLCIVGPSGCGKSSTLRMLAGLERVSSGHILIDGEDVSNTPARDRDIAMVFENYALYPHLTVRENIAMPLVARNTPKAETQSRVADIAGRLSIESQLNKKPAKLSGGQRQRVALARAMIRSPRMFIMDEPLGHLEAYLRVELRREIRALHENSGGTTIYITHDQEEAAAISDRIAVMSRGVLQQVGTFKELIDHPVNRTVAEFVGEPPISILEDVKLTETGVMLGDVEFSLPAASIRRANKVSGPFALGVRPRDFQVVAKDDVGIGAKVRSVQPMGEWAILLCDTAAGALTVVNPTASALRLESEIRLSPVLSRVHLFAADGTNLSVEENL
- a CDS encoding ABC transporter ATP-binding protein, producing the protein MTKIKLKGLQKSFGALNIFKDLDLTIEDQSYVCLIGPSGCGKSTLMRIIAGLEEADGGQILFDGEDVSALGCADRDVGMAFQNYALYPHLDVAGNLKFPLLAPRHRGLYSKKEIADRVDSVAELLEISHLLHRTIGQLSGGQQQRVSLGRSLIRRPKVLLLDEPVTHLDARLRYAMRSELRRIHEVMGTTTIHVTHDQQEALAMSDHLVLLRDGGIEQQGPPMEIYTEPQTSFTAGFLGDPPRSIGTVPLRRVCHGFELVLGTTPLALPAQLGDACEGLTDENVTIALPASAINLASAGGAPIAGTVTAHEMIEGAQRIVLDVGGVRFTAQSAQVRHVAIGDSLSASVDISRAQLFSAKTGRRLTTKVKETL